One Brassica napus cultivar Da-Ae chromosome A1, Da-Ae, whole genome shotgun sequence genomic region harbors:
- the LOC106369539 gene encoding protein NEN4: MEFHTFSNEIVFFDLETNVPNKTGQHFHILEFGAIIVCPRTLEEVERFTTLIQPKDLSVASLRSSRSDGITRDKVADAPSFEDVAEKIYGLLNGRIWAGHNIRRFDCVRIKEAFAEIGKAAPEPSGIIDSLGLLSDKFGKRAGNMKMASLAAYFGLGVQKHRSLDDVRMNLEVLKHCATVLFLESTLPNQLEGKLESSSKIMTRSRSSYQTAQRAMPYSKGSLVKMTHNVKDLLSKAQGNQALQSLIKHSHSLLR; this comes from the exons ATGGAGTTCCATACATTTTCCAACGAAATTGTATTCTTCGATCTAGAAACAAACGTACCAAACAAAACAGGACAGCATTTTCACATCCTCGAGTTTGGTGCGATCATCGTATGTCCAAGAACACTCGAGGAGGTAGAGAGATTCACAACGCTTatacaacccaaagacctttcGGTGGCTTCGTTGAGGTCGTCTAGGTCAGACGGGATCACGAGGGATAAGGTCGCGGATGCACCAAGTTTCGAAGATGTGGCTGAGAAGATCTATGGTCTATTGAACGGTCGGATTTGGGCAGGTCATAACATTAGAAGGTTTGACTGCGTTAGGATTAAGGAAGCCTTTGCTGAGATTGGTAAAGCTGCGCCTGAGCCCTCAGGGATCATTGATTCTTTGGGGTTATTAAGCGACAAGTTTGGCAAAAGAGCTGGTAACATGAAG ATGGCAAGTTTGGCTGCGTATTTTGGTCTTGGAGTGCAAAAACACAG GAGTCTTGATGATGTTCGAATGAATTTAGAGGTCCTCAAGCATTGTGCAACAGTGCTTTTCTTG GAATCTACACTTCCCAATCAATTGGAAGGAAAATTGGAAAGTTCTTCAAAAATAATGACAAGAAGTCGAAGTAGTTACCAAACAGCCCAAAGGGCAATGCCTTACTCCAAGGGTAGTCTCGTGAAG ATGACACATAATGTGAAGGATCTCCTAAGCAAAGCTCAAGGCAACCAAGCTCTTCAAAGCTTGATTAAACATTCTCATTCTTTGCTTAGATGA
- the LOC106353435 gene encoding 50S ribosomal protein L23-like has protein sequence MGSRLGGRVVHFANLPIKLLMPTKLTNIHEFALKTIPSATKIEIKRVLESLYGFEVEKVNTLNMDGKKKKRGGLLIAKADYKKAYVTLKNPLSISRDLFPVKFIEEDRKSKVKGSSFVEEEDDKKSHWLDQKEKREVGGYGNGKGRRGGGERSTTTPARASASAAGAKFPWSSMRFGGK, from the coding sequence ATGGGGAGTCGATTAGGAGGACGAGTGGTTCATTTCGCGAATCTTCCGATCAAGCTTCTGATGCCGACGAAGCTGACGAACATCCACGAGTTCGCGCTGAAAACGATCCCATCCGCGACCAAGATCGAGATCAAACGAGTCCTCGAGTCTCTCTACGGGTTCGAGGTCGAAAAGGTGAACACTTTAAACATGGacgggaagaagaagaagcgcgGCGGGCTGCTGATAGCGAAGGCCGACTACAAGAAGGCTTACGTCACGCTCAAAAACCCTTTGTCGATTTCTAGAGATCTGTTCCCGGTGAAGTTTATCGAGGAGGACAGGAAGAGTAAAGTGAAAGGATCTAGCTTTGTCGAGGAGGAGGATGATAAGAAGAGTCACTGGCTTGATCAGAAGGAGAAGAGGGAAGTCGGTGGGTATGGTAATGGTAAAGGTCGTCGCGGCGGCGGTGAAAGGTCGACGACTACGCCGGCGAGAGCTTCTGCTTCTGCGGCGGGGGCGAAGTTTCCATGGAGCAGCATGAGATTTGGTGGCAAGTAA
- the BNAA01G34670D gene encoding uncharacterized protein BNAA01G34670D — protein MERSTPVRNPHTSTADLLSWSETPPPDHSSSSAARSHQPSDGISKVLGGGQITDEEAQSLNKLKNCSGYKLKEMTGSGIFTNEPKGVSESDSATGLRYYQQTLNGVSQISFSADGNVSPKKPTTLTEVAKQRELSGNLLTEADLKSKKQISSAKIEEISGHNIFGPPTEIQPPRSLAAAQQEARRGNRDMGEPAPRNLRTSVKVSNPAGGQSNILFSEEPEVKTSKKIHDQKFQELTGNGIFKGDVSPGTGDKQLSSAKLREMSGNNIFADGKSESRDYFGGVRKPPGGESSISLV, from the exons ATGGAGAGAAGCACGCCAGTGAGAAACCCTCACACCTCCACCGCCGATCTGCTTTCCTGGTCCGAAACTCCTCCTCCTGATCACTCATCATCTTCCGCCGCTCGTTCTCACCAG CCGTCAGATGGAATCAGCAAGGTTCTCGGCGGCGGTCAGATCACAGACGAGGAAGCTCAGTCCCTTAATAAGCT GAAGAACTGCTCAGGTTACAAATTAAAAGAGATGACTGGTAGTGGCATCTTTACTAATGAGCCCAAAGGCGTCTCTGAATCCGATTCTGCCACCGGACTTCGTTACTATCAA CAAACTCTGAACGGAGTGAGTCAGATATCTTTCAGCGCCGACGGTAATGTCTCCCCCAAGAAGCCAACCACCTTAACCGAGGTTGCAAAGCAGAGAGAGCTGAGCGGAAACTTGCTAACCGAAGCAGACCtaaagagcaagaagcagataTCGAGCGCTAAGATCGAGGAGATAAGCGGTCACAACATCTTCGGTCCTCCAACTGAGATTCAGCCTCCTCGGTCCTTGGCTGCTGCTCAGCAAGAAGCTAGAAGAGGTAACAGAGACATGGGAGAGCCTGCTCCAAGGAACCTTCGCACCTCTGTTAAAGTTTCCAAT CCTGCGGGAGGACAGAGCAACATACTGTTTAGTGAAGAGCCTGAAGTGAAGACGTCGAAGAAGATACATGACCAGAAGTTTCAGGAGCTCACGGGGAATGGTATTTTCAAAGGAGATGTGTCGCCTGGAACTGGGGACAAGCAGCTAAGCTCAGCCAAGCTCAGGGAGATGAGCGGGAACAATATATTTGCAGACGGGAAGTCAGAGTCCCGAGACTACTTTGGAGGTGTGAGGAAGCCACCAGGCGGTGAGAGCAGCATCTCTTTGGTCTAA
- the LOC106365958 gene encoding protein ROLLING AND ERECT LEAF 2 → MSPSILEKMGCSNSKEASTKKKKNEPLLLCKERKRFVKQAIDSRCALAAAHVSYVRSLRNIGACLRQYAEAETVAAVASSPSHNSSSYPDDDDDGDSVDSPLSHNTKPKPVLSLSYTKSANSTVTYTMNPLDMSELSPPPPPPPLRPRRPETSSWDYFDTCDEFDSFRLTDNASLIGLEKQSKQSNAEDFKTEQRKQSSEDEGEREDPSEFITHRAKDFVSSMKDIEHKFFRASESGKEVSRMLEANKIRVGFADTTTGKGNSVAFLSALKRACCRGKKSHSPVFKEPLHQQVTKVIVWKRTSSSRSSTSRNPLIEEDHDDNESGSDFTQEFCMISGSHSSSLDRLYAWERKLYDEVKASEMIRKEYDKKCEQLRNQFTKDHSAKAMDKTRAAAKDLHSRIRVAIQSVDSISKRIERIRDEELQPQLLEFLQGLIRMWKAMLECHHSQYITISLAYHCRNTSKTGPENALKRRIWSELLEETECFGLSFADLVNSMTSYVEALNGWLHNCVLLPQERSTRNRRPWSPRRVLAPPIFVLCRDWSAGMKSLPSDELSRSIKEFSTDMEMLGEEKEDSVLVSEDLSSVHSSLAKLLERLKKFSEASLKMYEDVKVKSEEAVVAYTNHSNCGRPLL, encoded by the exons ATGTCTCCTTCGATTCTGGAGAAGATGGGATGCTCAAACTCAAAAGAAGCatcgacgaagaagaagaagaacgagCCGCTTCTCTTATGTAAAGAGAGGAAGAGATTCGTCAAACAAGCCATTGATTCCAGATGCGCTCTCGCCGCCGCACACGTGTCCTACGTCCGTTCCCTCCGTAACATAGGAGCTTGTCTCCGTCAGTACGCCGAGGCTGAGACTGTAGCTGCTGTGGCTTCATCCCCTTCTCACAACTCCTCTTCTTACcctgacgacgacgacgacggcgACTCGGTTGACTCGCCGTTGAGTCACAACACTAAGCCTAAACCTGTTTTGAGTCTAAGCTACACGAAGTCGGCTAACTCTACAGTGACTTACACGATGAACCCTCTCGACATGTCGGAGTTatctcctcctccgccgccgccgccgctgcGTCCTCGCCGGCCAGAGACGTCTTCTTGGGACTACTTCGACACTTGCGACGAGTTCGATAGCTTTAGACTGACTGATAACGCATCACTTATAGGATTAGAGAAGCAGAGTAAACAGAGTAATGCAGAGGATTTCAAAACAGAGCAGAGGAAACAGAGCTCTGAAGATGAAGGTGAAAGAGAGGATCCATCAGAGTTTATTACACACAGAGCTAAAGACTTTGTGTCTAGCATGAAAGATATAGAGCACAAGTTCTTCAGAGCTTCTGAGTCTGGTAAAGAGGTTTCGAGGATGCTTGAAGCTAACAAAATCAGAGTCGGATTCGCTGATACCACCACAG GAAAAGGAAACTCAGTAGCGTTTCTCTCAGCTTTGAAGCGAGCTTGTTGTAGAGGGAAGAAGAGTCACTCACCTGTTTTTAAAG AGCCATTGCACCAACAAGTCACTAAAGTTATAGTGTGGAAGAGAACATCGTCTTCAAGATCCTCCACTTCTAGAAATCCGTTGATAGAAGAAGATCATGATGACAATGAAAGTGGAAGTGACTTCACACAAGAGTTCTGTATGATCTCGGGAAGTCACTCTTCTTCACTTGATCGGTTATACGCTTGGGAGAGAAAACTATACGATGAAGTCAAG gCGAGTGAGATGATTAGGAAAGAGTATGATAAAAAATGCGAGCAGTTAAGGAACCAGTTCACAAAGGATCACAGTGCTAAAGCCATGGATAAGACAAGAGCAGCTGCAAAAGATCTTCATTCTAGAATCAGAGTCGCTATACAGTCCGTTGATTCGATTTCTAAGCGTATTGAGAGGATCAGAGATGAAGAGCTTCAGCCTCAGCTCTTAGAGTTTCTCCAAGG GTTGATAAGAATGTGGAAAGCAATGCTGGAGTGTCACCACTCGCAGTACATTACCATCTCACTGGCTTACCATTGTCGGAACACGTCCAAAACTGGGCCTGAAAACGCTCTCAAGAGACGGATTTGGTCAGAGCTTCTAGAGGAAACAGAGTGTTTTGGTCTAAGCTTTGCAGATTTGGTCAACAGTATGACTTCCTACGTTGAAGCTCTCAATGGTTGGCTACACAACTGTGTTTTGCTCCCTCAAGAGCGTTCTACAAGAAACCGAAGACCGTGGTCCCCACGCCGTGTCCTGGCCCCGCCGATATTCGTCTTATGCCGGGATTGGTCGGCTGGGATGAAGTCTCTGCCGTCAGATGAACTCAGTAGGTCTATCAAAGAGTTCTCAACGGATATGGAAATGTTGGGCGAGGAGAAGGAGGATTCGGTGCTGGTTTCTGAAGATTTGTCGAGCGTGCATTCGAGTTTGGCGAAGCTTCTAGAGAGATTGAAGAAGTTTTCAGAAGCTTCTTTGAAAATGTATGAAGATGTGAAGGTGAAAAGTGAAGAAGCTGTAGTTGCTTACACTAATCATTCTAATTGTGGTAGACCATTATTGTAA
- the LOC106372163 gene encoding uncharacterized protein LOC106372163, whose product MAPLKYLCFRKVLLLLLLFSCSSFFATFASSETSVDDELQQTQPLDLHFRVRRLLVKDLDISDDVEETNPPPRKKKKLTDSVTSPSSTSGTKKNQPKVIKPISSSTKNQTKLAKTTSSKLNSTKSSSNTTKAGSDLKKLKPSNSTSSTKAGSDLKKLKSSNSTSSTKKQADLSKSTSSKNKTTTKPQTSKLSPPPEKKKAPPSTKPATKPKPAEKAIKPFWLDDEEDEDFVSEFRDLPTRFQRSLIPDLERISTTSKSYINKANKEITKNFKPYFGNKYSPTIASVVSFVFILVPLLLVSLVFNRFKAYFSLQKLLIFIQIYLSIYFSILCLSSLVTGVEPLKFLYATSSSTYVCLQIMQTLGYVFYLLLLLMYLVLVFSTDCGLGLRVLGLAQTFVGFAVGLHYYVAVFHRVVLRQPPKTNWKVHGVYATCFLLICLLSSAERRKKEYLEDGGEEGKKN is encoded by the coding sequence ATGGCTCCACTCAAGTACTTGTGTTTTAGAAAGGTACTCTTGTTGCTCCTCCTCTTTTCTTGCTCTTCTTTCTTTGCTACTTTTGCCTCATCAGAAACTTCTGTTGATGATGAGCTACAACAAACACAACCCTTAGATCTACATTTTCGAGTGAGAAGACTGTTGGTAAAAGATCTAGACATTAGCGATGATGTTGAGGAAACCAATCCTCCTCCtcgcaagaagaagaagcttacaGATTCTGTTACATCACCATCATCAACATCCGGTACAAAAAAGAACCAACCCAAGGTCATTAAACCGATCTCTTCATCGACCAAGAACCAAACTAAACTCGCCAAGACTACCTCTTCCAAACTCAACTCAACCAAATCATCTTCCAACACGACCAAGGCCGGATCAGACCTCAAGAAGCTCAAACCCTCAAACTCTACTTCCTCGACCAAGGCCGGATCAGACCTCAAGAAGCTCAAATCCTCAAATTCTACTTCTTCGACCAAGAAACAAGCAGATCTGTCCAAATCAACCTCgtcaaaaaacaaaaccacCACAAAACCACAAACCTCCAAACTATCTCCACCTccagagaaaaagaaagcacCACCATCCACAAAACCAGCCACCAAGCCCAAACCAGCAGAGAAAGCAATCAAACCCTTCTGGCTAgacgacgaagaagacgaagacttCGTCAGCGAGTTCAGAGACCTCCCAACCAGGTTCCAAAGATCACTCATCCCAGACCTAGAGAGAATCTCAACCACATCGAAAAGCTACATCAACAAAGCCAACAAAGAGATCACCAAGAACTTCAAACCTTACTTCGGCAACAAGTACTCACCAACCATCGCCTCCGTAGTCTCCTTCGTCTTCATCCTCGTCCCTCTCCTCCTAGTCTCCCTCGTCTTCAACCGCTTCAAAGCCTACTTCTCCCTCCAGAAACTCCTCATCTTCATCCAAATCTACCTCTCCATCTACTTCTCCATCCTCTGCCTCTCCTCGCTCGTCACCGGCGTCGAGCCTCTCAAGTTCCTCTACGCCACGTCGAGCTCCACCTACGTATGCTTGCAGATCATGCAGACCTTGGGCTACGTCTTCTACCTCTTGCTTCTCCTCATGTACCTCGTCCTCGTCTTCTCGACTGATTGTGGTTTGGGCCTTAGAGTATTGGGCCTGGCTCAGACGTTCGTGGGCTTTGCGGTGGGTCTGCATTATTACGTGGCGGTGTTTCATAGGGTGGTGCTTCGTCAGCCTCCGAAGACTAACTGGAAGGTGCACGGTGTTTACGCCACGTGTTTTCTTCTGATTTGTTTGTTGTCTAGTGCGGAGAGGAGGAAGAAAGAGTACTTGGAAGATGGCGGTGAGGAAGGcaagaaaaattga
- the LOC106374696 gene encoding TLD domain-containing protein 2-like, with amino-acid sequence MSKHIYMRSKAVHSLQRSAQDESKRNQRESVTEEKPNFLSWYKHHLRNFFHAVKFHKERKGTSVVNPDDGEDDGLEKKLVVKEEPTIIVQAIILPEISDPSLLLKEQSRRSLYTSLPALVQGRKWVMLYSTWRHGISLSTLYRKSQLWPGLSLLVVGDKKGSVFGGLVESPLIPTDNKYQGTNNTFVFTDKSGQPTVYHSTGANRFYTLCSKDFLALGGGGRFALYLDSELLHGSSACSETYGNSCLANSQDFDVKEVELWGFVYGSKYDEILSLSRKTETICRWS; translated from the exons ATGAGTAAACACATATATATGAGAAGCAAAGCAGTGCACTCCCTCCAAAGATCTGCTCAG GATGAGTCAAAGAGAAATCAAAGAGAGTCTGTCACTGAAGAGAAGCCTAACTTCTTGTCTTGGTATAAACACCACTTGAGGAACTTTTTCCACGCTGTTAAGTTTCACAAGGAGCGAAAAGGAACTTCTGTTGTGAATCCTGATGATGGTGAAGATGATGGCTTGGAGAAGAAGCTGGTGGTTAAAGAGGAGCCAACAATAATAGTACAAGCAATTATTTTACCTGAAATTTCAGATCCCTCTTTACTGTTAAAAGAGCAGTCGAGGCGTTCCCTTTATACTTCACTTCCTGCTCTTGTTCAAGGCAGGAAATGGGTAATGCTTTACAG TACATGGAGGCACGGTATATCACTTTCAACGCTGTACAGGAAAAGCCAACTCTGGCCTGGTCTCAGTTTACTG GTTgttggagacaaaaaaggttcggTGTTTGGTGGTCTTGTCGAGTCACCTTTGATTCCAACTGATAATAAGTATCAG GGAACCAACAATACATTTGTTTTCACTGATAAGTCTGGCCAACCCACAGTATACCATTCCACAG GAGCAAATCGGTTTTACACGTTATGTTCCAAAGACTTTCTAGCTCTCGGCGGTGGTGGACGGTTTGCTCTCTATCTTGACAGTGAGCT GCTACACGGATCAAGTGCATGTTCAGAGACATACGGGAACTCTTGTCTTGCAAACTCTCAGGACTTTGATGTTAAGGAAGTGGAG TTATGGGGATTTGTGTATGGCTCAAAGTATGATGAGATTCTATCTCTCAGCAGAAAAACCGAGACTATATGCAGGTGGTCATGA
- the LOC106369525 gene encoding FCS-Like Zinc finger 7, which yields MLIGNRQMQRKPSMPRITIEVDDNHTAGQDSDVSMAVVDGGDNFDQRFLAMLSPRNHTRTERKDCGKSTLPSSSFLGSCGFCKRRLAPGRDIYMYKGDAAFCSMECREQQIEQDRQNSKQSARVVLSP from the exons ATGTTGATTGGGAATCGACAAATGCAGAGAAAACCAAGCATGCCGAGGATTACCATCGAGGTTGATGATAATCATACCGCCGGCCAAGATTCTGACGTGTCTATGGCGGTGGTAGACGGCGGAGATAATTTCGACCAGCGGTTCTTGGCGATGTTATCACCGAGAAATCACACAAGGACCGAGAGAAAAGACTGTGGGAAATCAACGTTGCCGTCATCGTCTTTTCTTGGAAGCTGTGGCTTTTGCAAACGCCGTTTAGCTCCCGGCCGTGATATTTACATGTACAA AGGGGATGCAGCGTTTTGTAGCATGGAATGCAGAGAACAACAGATTGAGCAGGACAGGCAAAACTCCAAGCAGAGCGCCAGAGTCGTTCTATCACCATGA
- the LOC106353425 gene encoding inositol-3-phosphate synthase-like: MFIESFKVESPNVKYTENEIQSVYDYETTEVVHENVNGAYQWIVKPKVVKYDFKTDTRVPKLGVMLVGWGGNNGSTLTAGVIANKEGISWATKDKVQQANYFGSLTQASSIRVGSFNGEEIYAPFKSLVPMVNPDDVVFGGWDISDMNLADAMGRAKVLDIDLQKQLRPYMENIVPLPGIYDPDFIAANQGSRANNVINGTKKEQVDQIIKDMREFKEKNKVDKVVVLWTANTERYSNVVVGLNDTMENLMNSVDRDESEISPSTLYAIACVLEGIPFINGSPQNTFVPGLIDLAIKNNVLIGGDDFKSGQTKMKSVLVDFLVGAGIKPTSIVSYNHLGNNDGMNLSAPQTFRSKEISKSNVVDDMVASNGILFEPGEHPDHVVVIKYVPYVADSKRAMDEYTSEIFMGGKNTIVMHNTCEDSLLAAPIILDLVLLAELSTRIQFKSEKEGKFHSFHPVATILSYLTKAPLVPPGTPVVNALSKQRAMLENILRACVGLAPENNMILEYK, encoded by the exons ATGTTCATCGAGAGCTTCAAAGTCGAGAGCCCGAACGTGAAGTACACGGAGAATGAGATTCAGTCTGTGTACGATTACGAGACCACGGAGGTCGTTCACGAGAACGTTAACGGTGCTTACCAGTGGATCGTGAAGCCTAAGGTTGTCAAATACGATTTCAAAACCGACACTCGTGTCCCCAAATTAGG GGTTATGCTTGTGGGTTGGGGAGGAAACAATGGATCAACCCTCACCGCCGGTGTAATTGCCAATAAAGA aGGAATCTCGTGGGCGACCAAGGACAAAGTGCAACAAGCTAACTACTTCGGGTCGTTAACACAAGCATCGTCTATTCGTGTCGGATCCTTTAACGGCGAAGAGATCTATGCTCCTTTCAAGAGTCTCGTTCCAATG GTGAATCCGGATGATGTTGTGTTTGGAGGATGGGACATAAGCGATATGAATTTAGCAGACGCAATGGGTAGAGCCAAGGTTCTTGACATTGACTTACAGAAACAGCTCAGGCCTTACATGGAGAACATTGTCCCACTCCCTGGGATCTACGACCCTGATTTCATCGCTGCTAATCAAGGCTCACGTGCCAACAACGTCATCAACGGTACCAAGAAGGAACAAGTCGACCAAATCATCAAGGACATGAG GGAGTTTAAGGAGAAGAACAAGGTGGATAAGGTTGTGGTTCTGTGGACGGCTAACACAGAGCGTTACAGCAATGTGGTCGTGGGGCTAAACGACACGATGGAGAATCTTATGAACTCTGTGGATAGGGATGAGTCTGAGATCTCTCCTTCCACGCTTTATGCTATTGCATGTGTTCTTGAAGGTATTCCTTTCATCAATGGAAGCCCTCAGAACACCTTTGTTCCGGGTCTTATTGATTTGGCTATCAAGAACAATGTTTTGATCGGTGGAGATGACTTCAAGAGTGGTCAAACCAAGATGAAATCTGTCTTGGTTGATTTCCTTGTTGGTGCAGGCATCAAG CCTACTTCAATAGTGAGCTACAATCACCTAGGGAACAACGATGGAATGAACCTCTCAGCTCCACAGACATTCAGATCTAAGGAGATCTCCAAAAGCAATGTTGTGGATGATATGGTTGCTAGCAACGGTATCCTCTTCGAGCCCGGGGAACATCCAGACCATGTAGTTGTCATCAAG TATGTACCGTATGTTGCAGATAGCAAGCGAGCCATGGATGAGTATACATCAGAGATATTCATGGGAGGCAAGAACACAATTGTCATGCACAATACCTGCGAGGACTCTCTCTTAGCTGCTCCAATTATCTTGGATCTTGTTCTCCTCGCTGAACTCAGCACCAGGATTCAGTTCAAATCCGAGAAAGAG ggGAAGTTTCATTCTTTCCATCCTGTGGCCACCATACTCAGCTACCTCACCAAGGCACCGCTCGTGCCGCCGGGAACACCGGTGGTTAATGCGCTGTCGAAGCAGCGGGCTATGCTGGAGAACATCCTTAGGGCGTGTGTTGGACTGGCGCCGGAGAACAACATGATCTTGGAATACAAGTGA